The following are encoded in a window of Gossypium raimondii isolate GPD5lz chromosome 13, ASM2569854v1, whole genome shotgun sequence genomic DNA:
- the LOC105783989 gene encoding pyruvate kinase, cytosolic isozyme, with the protein MERVLTGGKGIVRPKTKIVCTLGPASRSVEMIERLLKAGMNVARFNFSHGSHAYHQQTLDNLRTAMLNTGILCAVMLDTKGPEIRTGFLKHGKPIQLIQGKEITISTDYSIKGDENTICMSYKKLAQDLKPGSVILCSDGTITFTVLDCDKELGLVRCRCDNSAALGERKNVNLPGVVVDLPTLTDKDKEDILQWGVPNKVDMIALSFVRKGSDLVEVRKLLGKHGKNTLLMSKVENQEGVTNFDDILANSDAFMVARGDLGMEIPIEKIFLAQKLMILKANIQGKPVVTATQMLESMIKSPRPTRAEATDVANAVLDGTDCVMLSGETAAGAYPDLAVKTMARICTEAENFINYGDLFKRIMESAPMPMSPLESLASSVVRTAESIKASLILVLTRGGTTAKLVAKYRPSVPILSMIIPEITTDSLEWSCNDEAPSRHCLIFRGLIPVLSSGSAKASYAESTEETTKFALQYGKEKGLIKPGDSVVSLYPSVIKILTVS; encoded by the exons ATGGAAAGGGTGCTAACAGGCGGAAAGGGCATTGTGAGGCCGAAGACAAAGATAGTTTGCACCTTAGGACCAGCTTCCAGGTCGGTGGAGATGATCGAGAGGCTTTTGAAAGCTGGTATGAACGTTGCTCGTTTCAACTTCTCCCATGGTTCCCATGCATACCACCAGCAAACCTTGGATAATCTAAGGACCGCTATGCTCAACACCGGCATCCTTTGTGCTGTCATGTTGGATACTAAG GGACCGGAGATCCGAACCGGGTTTTTGAAGCATGGGAAGCCCATACAACTCATTCAGGGTAAAGAGATTACTATCAGCACTGACTATAGCATAAAGGGTGATGAGAATACAATCTGTATGAGTTACAAAAAGTTGGCTCAAGATTTGAAGCCTGGGAGTGTTATTTTGTGTTCTGATGGGACAATCACATTCACTGTCTTGGATTGTGACAAGGAATTGGGATTGGTCCGCTGTCGTTGTGACAACTCTGCTGCTCTTGGTGAAAGGAAGAATGTCAATCTTCCAGGTGTTGTGGTTGATCTTCCAACATTAACAGACAAGGACAAAGAGGATATCTTGCAATGGGGTGTTCCAAATAAGGTTGACATGATTGCCTTGTCTTTTGTTCGTAAAGGTTCGGATCTTGTGGAGGTCCGAAAGCTGTTGGGAAAGCATGGAAAGAACACTCTTCTAATGTCAAAG GTTGAAAATCAAGAAGGGGTTACtaattttgatgatattctagCAAATTCAGATGCATTTATGGTTGCAAGAGGTGATCTTGGGATGGAGATCCCAATTGAGAAGATATTCCTGGCTCAAAAACTGATGATTCTTAAGGCCAATATACAAGGAAAGCCTGTGGTGACTGCAACTCAGATGCTAGAGTCTATGATCAAATCTCCAAGGCCGACTCGAGCCGAAGCCACTGATGTTGCCAATGCGGTTCTCGATGGTACCGACTGTGTCATGCTAAGTGGAGAAACTGCTGCTGGAGCATACCCTGACCTTGCTGTTAAAACCATGGCCAGAATTTGCACGGAAGCTGAAAACTTTATAAACTATGGGGATCTTTTCAAGAGAATAATGGAGAGTGCACCAATGCCTATGAGCCCATTAGAGAGTTTGGCTTCCTCAGTTGTGAGGACAGCCGAGTCCATTAAAGCCTCTTTAATTTTGGTCCTAACCAGAGGTGGAACCACGGCAAAGCTGGTGGCTAAGTATAGGCCAAGTGTGCCTATTTTGTCTATGATCATCCCAGAGATAACAACAGATTCCCTTGAGTGGTCATGCAATGATGAAGCTCCATCACGGCATTGCCTTATTTTCAGGGGTCTGATCCCGGTTTTGAGCTCCGGTTCGGCAAAAGCTTCTTACGCCGAGTCTACTGAGGAAACAACCAAGTTTGCCCTTCAATATGGTAAGGAAAAGGGGCTAATCAAACCTGGAGATTCAGTTGTGTCTTTGTACCCTTCAGTGATTAAGATCTTGACAGTTAGTTAG
- the LOC105783990 gene encoding E3 ubiquitin-protein ligase SIRP1, translated as MGDRQAGRYWCYMCSRVVNPTTEPEIQCPLCDSGFLEEVGSIRSHSNINHAAIDTESPNSLSLWAPIVLGLMGSSSQLRIASRDQVTQDDELGREVESLIRRRTSSSALPLRMLQGMRTVAAASESENGGNGSGRMILFDPINDEALVVQGSFDVTNRVQTHNPSHRSAGSFGDYIMGPGWDLLLQYLSENDPNRHGTLPAWKEAVEAMPTVTVNGNVQCAICLEDIEIGNEAKEMPCEHKFHDGCIIPWLELHNSCPVCRFQLPLDDSKTEPNGNRNSGRIGTGRRYWIPIPWPYDGLVTLPGSQSESTSPPSLEAIPGSENAAQGDDN; from the coding sequence ATGGGGGATAGGCAAGCAGGTAGGTATTGGTGTTACATGTGTTCCCGAGTGGTGAATCCAACGACAGAGCCTGAAATCCAATGCCCTCTCTGTGATTCTGGGTTTCTGGAAGAAGTGGGCAGCATAAGATCCCATTCCAACATCAATCACGCCGCCATCGATACAGAATCTCCCAACAGTCTTTCACTTTGGGCTCCAATCGTGCTTGGTTTGATGGGTTCATCATCACAGCTGCGTATTGCAAGCAGGGACCAAGTAACACAGGATGATGAACTGGGGAGAGAAGTGGAGTCCTTGATAAGAAGGAGAACCTCATCTTCAGCCCTGCCCCTTAGGATGCTTCAAGGTATGCGTACAGTAGCAGCAGCTTCTGAATCAGAAAATGGTGGAAATGGAAGTGGTAGAATGATCTTGTTTGATCCAATCAATGATGAAGCCTTGGTTGTCCAAGGTTCATTTGATGTTACTAACCGTGTTCAAACTCATAACCCGAGTCATAGGTCTGCCGGTTCCTTTGGTGATTACATCATGGGACCTGGTTGGGATCTTTTGTTGCAGTATTTGTCTGAGAATGATCCAAACCGACATGGAACCCTACCAGCTTGGAAAGAAGCAGTTGAAGCAATGCCAACTGTTACTGTAAATGGCAATGTGCAGTGTGCAATATGTTTGGAGGATATTGAGATTGGAAATGAAGCAAAAGAGATGCCGTGTGAGCATAAATTCCATGATGGGTGTATTATTCCATGGCTTGAACTTCATAACTCTTGTCCTGTCTGCCGGTTTCAGTTGCCGTTGGATGATTCCAAGACCGAGCCAAATGGCAACAGGAATAGTGGCAGGATAGGAACTGGAAGAAGGTATTGGATCCCTATTCCATGGCCTTATGATGGTTTAGTCACCTTACCCGGTTCTCAAAGTGAATCCACTTCACCTCCCTCATTAGAGGCTATTCCAGGAAGTGAAAATGCAGCTCAGGGAGATGATAACTGA
- the LOC105781810 gene encoding uncharacterized protein LOC105781810, whose product MDAENVLEAMKVELEGMRSENIYMEERLIALEKALEEHKRLLAEYKAIVELTDHLLSDIGVDAGFDNLHENNGSFDEETIKSLIEEAVRDFTEALDKAQFRLGRPGDGGADGQA is encoded by the exons ATG GATGCAGAGAATGTTCTTGAAGCCATGAAAGTTGAACTGGAAGGGATGCGATCTGAGAATATATACATGGAAGAAAGGCTAATAGCTTTGGAAAAAGCACTCGAAGAACATAAGAGATTGCTTGCTGAGTATAAAGCCATTGTAGAATTGACTGATCATTTGCTGAGTGACATTGGTGTTGATGCAGGATTTGATAACCTTCACGAGAACAACGGTAGTTTTGACGAGGAAACCATCAAGAGCTTGATAGAGGAAGCTGTGAGGGACTTCACTGAAGCACTGGACAAAGCTCAATTTCGCCTGGGCCGCCCTGGAGATGGTGGTGCCGATGGCCAAGCTTAG